One Aquarana catesbeiana isolate 2022-GZ linkage group LG04, ASM4218655v1, whole genome shotgun sequence genomic region harbors:
- the LOC141141532 gene encoding LOW QUALITY PROTEIN: trace amine-associated receptor 4-like (The sequence of the model RefSeq protein was modified relative to this genomic sequence to represent the inferred CDS: substituted 1 base at 1 genomic stop codon) has translation MLXQEYHNMFELQAKQNANVCFDELNISCPISDRPLPIDLAMNIIMFGTVALTVAGNILVIVSVTHFKQLHTPTNFLILSLAVADFLLGLVVMPYSWVRSLTSCWYFGELFCKLHSCIDMALCTASIFHLFFISVDRYFAICHPLHYYRKITISVIEMCLLISWTIPCVHSFGLVFSNVHMEGIQESKPLPACCHSCSLVFNKLWSIITSLLSFFFPGCLMIGIYIHIFSVATKQTKAINNHFNSTREKTSTKNKILINIESKAAKTLSLVMGVFILCWTPFFITTIVDPYLNFSVSADVYNIVLWLGYFNSAINPIIYGLFYPWFQKSFNIILSGKILHANSSSMNVLTRL, from the coding sequence ATGCTATGACAAGAATATCATAATATGTTTGAACTCCAGGCCAAGCAAAATGCAAATGTATGTTTTGATGAGCTAAACATCTCCTGTCCCATATCTGACAGGCCTCTTCCTATTGACCTTGCCATGAATATTATCATGTTTGGAACAGTAGCCCTTACAGTGGCAGGGAATATTTTAGTGATTGTTTCAGTAACTCACTTCAAACAGCTTCACACGCCAACCAACTTCCTCATATTATCCTTGGCAGTTGCGGACTTTCTCCTTGGACTAGTGGTAATGCCGTACAGCTGGGTGAGATCTTTAACTTCATGCTGGTATTTTGGGGAACTGTTTTGCAAGCTACACAGCTGCATTGACATGGCATTGTGTACAGCGTCCATATTCCACCTCTTCTTCATTTCTGTTGACCGATACTTTGCAATATGTCACCCTCTTCATTATTACAGGAAAATAACAATATCTGTAATTGAAATGTGTTTATTGATTAGCTGGACCATTCCATGTGTGCATTCATTTGGCCTTGTTTTTTCCAATGTTCACATGGAAGGTATACAGGAAAGTAAACCTCTTCCAGCTTGCTGTCATTCGTGCTCCCTTGTGTTTAATAAACTATGGAGTATAATCACGTCATTGCTGTCTTTCTTTTTTCCAGGTTGCCTCATGATTGGAATTTACATACATATTTTCTCTGTTGCAACAAAACAAACCAAGGCGATTAATAACCATTTTAATTCTACACGTGAAAAAACAAGTACTAAGAATAAAATCTTAATAAACATAGAAAGTAAAGCGGCAAAGACACTAAGCCTTGTGATGGGGGTGTTCATATTGTGCTGGACACCTTTTTTTATTACAACTATAGTTGATCCTTACCTTAATTTCTCAGTATCGGCTGATGTTTATAATATTGTATTATGGCTTGGCTATTTCAATTCTGCAATCAATCCTATTATTTATGGTCTTTTTTATCCATGGTTTCAAAAATCATTTAATATCATACTTTCTGGTAAAATATTACATGCAAATTCTTCTTCCATGAATGTGCTAACTAGGCTCTAA